One stretch of Actinacidiphila sp. DG2A-62 DNA includes these proteins:
- a CDS encoding sugar kinase — protein MSGRDVLTFGETMLAVRVQGPLGRGARAVTSVAGAESNVAVGLARLGHRVAWAGRVGADEPGRTVLRALRGEGVDLAHATTDAAAPTGALLREDRLPDLTRVHYWRSGSAGSRLTPAQVRPALDAGAAVLHLTGITCALGDGPLACVRAAAEHAGAHGWTVCLDVNHRSRLWDADRAARTLRPLLPSVDVLVASEDELPLVAGDEGDPEPARVDALLAAGVREVVVKRGARGARVRTRSGEDHDVAAVEVRVRDAVGAGDAFCAGYLSGLLDGLDTAGRLRRAVVLGAFAAATDGDWEGLPHRDELPLLDAAPGHAIR, from the coding sequence GTGAGCGGGCGCGATGTGCTGACCTTCGGCGAGACCATGCTCGCCGTCCGCGTCCAGGGGCCGCTGGGCCGCGGCGCACGCGCCGTCACCTCGGTGGCGGGCGCGGAGTCCAATGTCGCGGTGGGACTGGCCAGGCTCGGCCACCGGGTCGCCTGGGCCGGGCGGGTCGGCGCGGACGAGCCGGGCCGTACCGTGCTGCGCGCGCTGCGCGGCGAGGGCGTCGACCTCGCGCACGCCACGACCGACGCCGCCGCGCCGACCGGCGCGCTGCTGCGCGAGGACCGCCTGCCCGACCTGACCCGCGTGCACTACTGGCGCAGCGGCTCCGCCGGTTCCCGGCTGACCCCCGCGCAGGTGCGTCCCGCTCTCGACGCGGGCGCCGCCGTACTGCACCTGACCGGCATCACCTGCGCGCTGGGCGACGGCCCGCTGGCCTGCGTGCGCGCCGCGGCCGAGCACGCCGGGGCGCATGGCTGGACGGTCTGCCTGGACGTCAACCACCGCTCCCGGCTGTGGGACGCCGACCGCGCCGCGCGCACCCTGCGCCCGCTGCTGCCGTCTGTCGACGTCCTGGTCGCCTCCGAGGACGAACTGCCCCTGGTCGCGGGCGACGAGGGCGATCCGGAGCCCGCCCGGGTGGACGCGCTACTCGCCGCGGGCGTCCGGGAGGTCGTGGTCAAACGCGGCGCGCGCGGCGCCCGGGTGCGCACCCGTTCGGGCGAGGACCACGACGTCGCGGCGGTGGAGGTCCGGGTGCGGGACGCGGTCGGCGCGGGCGACGCGTTCTGCGCCGGCTACCTCTCCGGCCTGCTGGACGGCCTCGACACGGCCGGCCGGCTGCGACGCGCCGTCGTGCTGGGCGCGTTCGCGGCGGCGACGGACGGCGACTGGGAGGGACTGCCGCACCGTGACGAACTGCCGCTCCTGGACGCGGCGCCCGGCCACGCGATCCGCTGA
- a CDS encoding bifunctional 4-hydroxy-2-oxoglutarate aldolase/2-dehydro-3-deoxy-phosphogluconate aldolase codes for MTTRFPADAEPPLLGRLRAQRLVAVVRGSDPEGALRTVLALAEEGVDLVEVSLTTADALGVLRAAAAELRGADAFLGAGSVLTGEHVRAAAEAGARWMVTPGGTDAVRAAVDAGLPVLAGALTPTEALAATAAGAAAVKLFPASLGGPALLRALREPLPHIPFVPVGGVTENSARAYLAAGAVAVGVGSPLVGDAAAGGDVAALRARARAFLTACRPPARTDADAGGGSGGSGGSGGSGGAGDPRPGGAGGGGPR; via the coding sequence ATGACCACCCGCTTCCCAGCCGACGCGGAGCCGCCGCTGCTCGGCCGCCTCCGCGCGCAGCGCCTCGTCGCCGTCGTGCGCGGCAGCGACCCCGAAGGCGCTCTGCGCACCGTGCTGGCTCTCGCCGAGGAGGGCGTGGACCTCGTCGAGGTGTCGCTCACCACCGCGGACGCGCTCGGCGTGCTGCGTGCGGCCGCGGCCGAGCTCCGCGGCGCGGACGCGTTCCTGGGCGCCGGCTCGGTGCTCACCGGCGAGCACGTACGGGCCGCGGCCGAGGCCGGGGCGCGCTGGATGGTCACGCCGGGCGGGACGGATGCGGTACGGGCCGCGGTCGACGCCGGGCTGCCGGTGCTCGCCGGGGCGCTCACCCCGACCGAGGCACTGGCCGCGACGGCCGCGGGCGCGGCCGCCGTCAAGCTCTTCCCGGCCTCCCTCGGCGGTCCCGCCCTGCTGCGCGCCCTGCGCGAACCGCTGCCGCACATACCGTTCGTGCCGGTCGGCGGCGTCACCGAGAACTCGGCCCGCGCCTATCTGGCGGCCGGCGCGGTGGCCGTCGGCGTCGGCTCCCCGCTGGTGGGCGACGCAGCGGCGGGCGGCGACGTCGCCGCGCTGCGGGCTCGCGCCCGCGCCTTCCTGACCGCCTGCCGCCCGCCCGCGCGGACGGACGCGGATGCGGGCGGCGGGAGCGGCGGGAGCGGCGGGAGCGGCGGGAGCGGCGGGGCAGGAGATCCCCGCCCGGGCGGCGCGGGCGGCGGAGGACCGCGGTGA
- a CDS encoding FadR/GntR family transcriptional regulator, whose translation MTSFGSPGARPNGLHARLLDALGRRIAQGDLPVGSVISPDRIGADYEVSRSVVREALRALEILGMVRPRHKAGTTIRPQSSWALLDPQVIAWRADGPDADVQLGELMALREAVEPAAARITARQGAEPLVTGLHEALTGMREAYLHRNRGAFIEADTAFHRIMLEGAANAVFSQLVQTLLATLHARYSDRRQLFTDDTAASLEHHERVVLAIAAHDPEAAAAAALALVRATGVEVLGGAPPSAPTPPAPPASPASPASAAPPSER comes from the coding sequence TTGACGAGCTTCGGATCACCGGGCGCGCGGCCGAACGGCCTGCACGCGCGGTTGCTGGACGCGCTCGGCCGGCGGATCGCCCAGGGCGACCTGCCGGTCGGCAGCGTGATCTCGCCCGACCGGATCGGCGCCGACTACGAGGTGTCGCGCTCGGTGGTCCGTGAAGCGCTGCGGGCGCTGGAGATCCTCGGCATGGTCAGGCCGCGGCACAAGGCGGGCACCACGATCCGGCCGCAGTCCTCGTGGGCGCTGCTCGACCCCCAGGTCATCGCCTGGCGGGCGGACGGTCCCGACGCCGACGTCCAGCTCGGCGAGTTGATGGCGCTGCGGGAGGCGGTGGAGCCCGCGGCGGCGAGGATCACCGCGCGGCAGGGCGCCGAGCCGCTCGTGACCGGGCTGCACGAGGCCCTGACCGGGATGCGCGAGGCGTACCTGCACCGCAACCGCGGTGCGTTCATCGAGGCGGACACCGCCTTCCACCGCATCATGCTGGAGGGCGCGGCCAACGCGGTCTTCAGCCAGCTCGTGCAGACCCTGCTGGCGACCCTGCACGCCCGGTACTCCGACCGCCGTCAGCTGTTCACCGACGACACGGCGGCCTCGCTGGAGCACCACGAGCGGGTGGTCCTGGCGATCGCCGCGCACGACCCGGAGGCGGCGGCCGCGGCCGCGCTGGCGCTGGTGCGCGCGACCGGCGTCGAAGTGCTGGGCGGCGCGCCGCCGTCCGCGCCGACGCCTCCGGCGCCGCCTGCCTCGCCCGCCTCGCCCGCGTCCGCCGCACCCCCGTCGGAGCGATGA
- the dgoD gene encoding galactonate dehydratase: protein MQITAVETFPVPPRWLFVKVSTDEGIDGWGEASLEGNAEAVRAAVAAATPRLLGADPLRIEDHWQRLTKGGFYRGGPVLASAVSGLDQALWDIAGRAHGVPVHELLGGPVRDRVRVYGWIGGDRPADVAADARAQREAGLTAVKMNASAQLPALPTLADSAEVVERARQVREALGDAGDFAIDFHGRVAAPAAGRLIRRLEDLHPLFVEEPVVPEHNHTNLRRLVESTPTPVATGERLYSRAEFLPVLEAGVRVVQPDVSHAGGISEVRRIAVLAETFGAVLAPHCPLGPLALAACLQVDFATPNFLIQEQSLGIHYHKGDAELLDYLLEPGVLRFDEGGVVRPTGPGLGVEVDESAVRRAAARGHAWRTPIWNHADGSFAEW from the coding sequence ATGCAGATCACCGCGGTGGAGACGTTTCCGGTGCCGCCCCGATGGCTCTTCGTGAAGGTCTCGACGGACGAGGGCATCGACGGATGGGGCGAGGCGAGCCTCGAAGGAAACGCCGAGGCCGTCCGCGCCGCGGTCGCCGCCGCGACGCCGCGGCTCCTCGGCGCCGATCCGCTGCGGATCGAGGACCACTGGCAGCGGCTCACCAAGGGGGGCTTCTACCGCGGCGGACCGGTCCTCGCCTCGGCGGTCTCCGGGCTCGACCAGGCGCTGTGGGACATCGCTGGCCGGGCGCACGGCGTGCCGGTGCACGAGCTGCTCGGCGGCCCGGTCCGCGACCGGGTCCGCGTGTACGGCTGGATCGGCGGGGACCGCCCCGCGGACGTGGCGGCCGACGCCCGCGCGCAGCGCGAAGCCGGCCTGACCGCGGTGAAGATGAACGCGAGCGCCCAACTGCCCGCCCTGCCGACCCTGGCCGACAGCGCCGAGGTGGTGGAGCGCGCGCGGCAGGTCCGCGAAGCGCTCGGGGACGCGGGGGACTTCGCGATCGACTTCCACGGCCGGGTCGCCGCGCCCGCCGCCGGCCGGCTGATCCGGCGCCTTGAGGACCTGCACCCGCTGTTCGTGGAGGAGCCGGTCGTCCCCGAGCACAACCACACCAATCTGCGGCGTCTGGTGGAGTCGACGCCGACCCCGGTGGCCACCGGGGAGCGGCTGTACTCCCGGGCGGAGTTCCTGCCGGTGCTGGAGGCGGGGGTGCGGGTGGTGCAGCCCGACGTGTCCCATGCCGGCGGGATCTCGGAGGTGCGGCGCATCGCCGTCCTCGCCGAGACCTTCGGCGCGGTGCTGGCGCCGCACTGCCCTCTCGGCCCGCTCGCCCTGGCCGCGTGCCTCCAGGTCGACTTCGCCACGCCCAACTTCCTGATCCAGGAGCAGTCGCTCGGCATCCACTACCACAAGGGCGATGCCGAACTCCTCGACTACCTGCTCGAACCCGGCGTCCTGCGGTTCGACGAGGGCGGCGTCGTGCGGCCCACCGGCCCGGGCCTCGGCGTCGAGGTCGACGAGAGCGCGGTACGGCGGGCCGCGGCCCGCGGCCACGCCTGGCGCACACCGATCTGGAACCACGCGGACGGCTCCTTCGCCGAGTGGTGA
- a CDS encoding helix-turn-helix transcriptional regulator, which translates to MNLPELAAFLKTRRARVRPADVGLPTGPRRRVPGLRREEVAQLAGLSADYYTELERGKSAQPSAQTLAALARALRLGGDERDHLYHLADRPVPPAGHGPAGQVQPALLGVLDRLTTTPAQVITDLHEVLVQNELAAALLGRPPAVRGPAASFVYRWFTDPSSRAIYPVEDHPHHSRVFVSDLQAVAAKRGRDAGVARMVAVLRERNEEFARLWDAHEVGMRRTDHKRIVHPSLGVIELDCHNLFSEDGRQRLLWFAAPPGTRGAEQLELLSVIGTQDMTPGEDSAPFRTRSSPDHG; encoded by the coding sequence GTGAACCTTCCCGAACTCGCCGCGTTCCTCAAGACCCGCAGGGCCCGCGTGCGGCCCGCCGACGTGGGGCTGCCGACCGGGCCGCGCCGCCGGGTGCCCGGCCTGCGGCGTGAGGAGGTCGCGCAGCTCGCCGGCCTGTCGGCGGACTACTACACCGAGCTGGAGCGCGGGAAGAGCGCGCAGCCCTCGGCGCAGACGCTGGCGGCGCTCGCGCGGGCGCTGCGGCTGGGCGGCGACGAGCGCGACCACCTGTACCACCTGGCCGACCGGCCGGTGCCGCCGGCCGGCCACGGCCCGGCCGGTCAGGTCCAGCCCGCGCTGCTCGGCGTGCTGGACCGGCTCACCACGACGCCGGCCCAGGTGATCACCGACCTGCACGAGGTGCTGGTGCAGAACGAGCTGGCCGCCGCCCTGCTCGGCCGTCCGCCCGCGGTCCGCGGCCCGGCGGCGAGCTTCGTGTACCGCTGGTTCACCGACCCCTCGTCACGGGCGATCTACCCGGTCGAGGACCACCCGCACCACTCCCGCGTCTTCGTCTCGGACCTCCAGGCGGTGGCCGCCAAGCGCGGCCGGGACGCCGGGGTGGCCCGGATGGTGGCGGTGCTGCGGGAGCGCAACGAGGAGTTCGCGCGGCTGTGGGACGCCCACGAGGTGGGGATGCGCCGCACCGACCACAAGCGGATCGTGCACCCCTCGCTCGGCGTCATCGAGCTGGACTGCCACAACCTGTTCAGCGAGGACGGCCGGCAGCGCCTGCTGTGGTTCGCGGCCCCGCCCGGCACCCGGGGGGCCGAGCAGCTCGAACTGCTCTCCGTCATCGGCACCCAGGACATGACGCCGGGCGAGGACAGCGCACCGTTCAGAACCAGGAGTTCCCCGGACCACGGTTGA
- a CDS encoding SDR family oxidoreductase: protein MPAENIERNTAAQDRAARGTAGSAAEQSAPAGRAGAPDGARVAVVTGGSRGIGRQAVTRLAADGYAVVVGYAGNRDLADAAVRDVTASGGRAIAVQADVGDEKAVAALFDAAESAFGAVDAVVHAAGRMHLSPLADLDLAELDATYRTNIRGTFAVAQQAARRVRAGGSIVTFSTSIVGLAFPGYAAYSASKGAVEAVTLILARELRGRDVTVNAVAPGPTATDLFLDGKDEETIARLAAQPPLERLGTPADIAEVVAFLVSPAGHWVNGQVVRANGGII from the coding sequence ATGCCCGCCGAGAACATCGAACGGAACACCGCAGCCCAGGACCGCGCCGCCCGCGGCACCGCCGGGAGCGCCGCCGAACAGAGCGCCCCCGCCGGCCGGGCCGGGGCGCCCGACGGCGCCCGCGTCGCCGTCGTCACCGGCGGCTCGCGCGGCATCGGACGCCAGGCCGTCACCCGGCTGGCCGCCGACGGGTACGCCGTCGTCGTCGGCTACGCCGGCAACCGCGACCTCGCGGACGCCGCCGTGCGGGACGTCACCGCCTCCGGCGGGCGCGCCATCGCCGTCCAGGCCGACGTCGGCGACGAGAAGGCCGTCGCGGCGCTGTTCGACGCCGCCGAGTCCGCGTTCGGCGCGGTGGACGCGGTGGTGCACGCCGCCGGCCGGATGCACCTGTCCCCGCTGGCCGACCTGGACCTCGCCGAGCTGGACGCGACGTACCGCACGAACATCCGCGGCACCTTCGCCGTCGCCCAGCAGGCCGCCCGCCGGGTGCGCGCCGGCGGCTCGATCGTCACGTTCTCCACCTCCATCGTGGGCCTGGCCTTCCCCGGCTACGCCGCGTACAGCGCGAGCAAGGGCGCGGTCGAGGCGGTCACCCTGATCCTCGCCCGTGAGCTGCGCGGCCGGGACGTCACGGTGAACGCCGTCGCCCCCGGCCCGACCGCGACCGACCTGTTCCTGGACGGCAAGGACGAGGAGACCATCGCCCGGCTCGCCGCGCAGCCCCCGCTGGAGCGGCTCGGCACCCCCGCCGACATCGCCGAGGTCGTCGCCTTCCTGGTCTCCCCGGCGGGGCACTGGGTCAACGGCCAGGTCGTCCGCGCCAACGGCGGCATCATCTGA
- a CDS encoding SDR family NAD(P)-dependent oxidoreductase, which yields MSAPTPLTVLVTGASSGFGALTVRALARAGHTVHAGIRDTAGRNAPAVAELARYAAEHGVDLRAVELDVTSQESADAAVARTVGERGRLDVVVHNAGHMASGPAEAFTPEQFAELYDVNVLGAQRVNRAALPHLRARGRGLLLWIGSSSTRGGCPPFLAPYFAAKAAMDALAVSYAAEVLRHGIDSAIVVPGAFTSGTNHFAHAGTPADTARAAAYQDRYGDLLAGLDGRLAALVPPDADAAQVADAVVRLVALPAGRRPLRTHVDPSRDGSEVVSAVADRVRAEFFRRVGLDDLLTQGSSL from the coding sequence ATGTCTGCCCCGACACCCCTGACCGTCCTGGTCACCGGAGCCTCCAGCGGCTTCGGAGCGCTGACCGTACGGGCCCTGGCCCGCGCCGGCCACACCGTCCACGCCGGCATCCGCGACACCGCGGGCCGCAACGCCCCGGCCGTCGCCGAGCTGGCCCGGTACGCCGCCGAGCACGGCGTCGACCTGCGCGCCGTCGAACTCGACGTCACCTCGCAGGAATCCGCGGACGCGGCGGTCGCAAGGACCGTCGGCGAGCGGGGCCGGCTGGACGTGGTGGTCCACAACGCGGGCCACATGGCGTCGGGCCCGGCCGAGGCGTTCACCCCCGAGCAGTTCGCCGAGCTGTACGACGTCAACGTGCTGGGCGCGCAGCGCGTCAACCGCGCCGCGCTGCCGCACCTGCGCGCCCGCGGCCGGGGCCTGCTGCTGTGGATCGGCAGCTCCAGCACCCGCGGCGGCTGCCCGCCCTTCCTGGCGCCGTACTTCGCCGCCAAGGCCGCGATGGACGCGCTGGCCGTCAGCTACGCGGCCGAGGTGCTGCGCCACGGCATCGACTCCGCGATCGTCGTGCCCGGCGCGTTCACCTCGGGCACCAACCACTTCGCGCACGCCGGGACGCCCGCCGACACCGCGCGCGCCGCGGCCTACCAGGACCGCTACGGGGACCTGCTGGCCGGCCTCGACGGCCGGCTCGCCGCCCTCGTGCCGCCGGACGCCGACGCCGCCCAGGTCGCCGACGCGGTCGTCCGGCTGGTCGCCCTGCCGGCGGGCCGACGGCCGCTGCGCACCCACGTCGACCCCAGCCGTGACGGCAGCGAGGTCGTCTCCGCGGTCGCCGACCGCGTCCGCGCGGAGTTCTTCCGCCGCGTCGGCCTCGACGACCTGCTCACCCAGGGCAGTTCGCTCTAG
- a CDS encoding tautomerase family protein, producing the protein MPFANFKVPAGTLTAAQKETLVTRTTDLYAEIYGERARATTMVLVEEVVDGGWGIGGGVLTLADLGGAPDA; encoded by the coding sequence ATGCCTTTCGCCAACTTCAAGGTTCCCGCCGGCACCCTCACCGCCGCGCAGAAGGAGACCCTCGTGACCCGTACCACCGACCTGTACGCCGAGATCTACGGCGAACGCGCCCGTGCCACGACGATGGTGCTGGTCGAGGAGGTCGTCGACGGCGGGTGGGGGATCGGCGGCGGTGTGCTCACCCTCGCCGACCTGGGCGGCGCGCCGGACGCGTGA
- a CDS encoding pentapeptide repeat-containing protein — protein sequence MCSPSPTWAARRTRDPRTPAEAPTVPATVGASAASGAVLSSAVLSGAVLSGAVLSGAVPSGFGPPGDGAPVALSRPAAGCRPRSARRS from the coding sequence GTGTGCTCACCCTCGCCGACCTGGGCGGCGCGCCGGACGCGTGACCCCCGGACCCCGGCCGAGGCGCCGACCGTCCCCGCGACGGTCGGCGCCTCGGCCGCGAGCGGTGCCGTCCTGAGCAGTGCTGTCCTGAGCGGTGCCGTCCTGAGCGGTGCCGTCCTGAGCGGTGCCGTCCCGAGCGGTTTCGGGCCGCCCGGGGACGGGGCTCCGGTCGCCCTCAGCCGGCCAGCAGCAGGATGCCGCCCGCGATCAGCGCGACGGTCTTGA
- a CDS encoding helix-turn-helix transcriptional regulator, giving the protein MHDAHEDRGGSPARGGGPEPETAGSRTARDAVPAPDAAPDPVDAGPAGRRLDVLNVLRDAAEPLEIARIAERLAVHPNTVRFHLDRLVRDGLAEPAEHAPAARRGTGRPATPFRAVRRMPRSGARHYRMLAEILTRGIAAGPDPSAQAVRAGRAWGRELAARGSGPAGDDDGRPDADDAVGRLVDLLAALGFAPERGVAAGSGADRLGLRNCPFLELAESGGEVVCPVHLGVMQGAMAGWDAPVTVDRLERFAEPDLCVAHLAPAEGAR; this is encoded by the coding sequence ATGCACGACGCGCACGAGGACAGGGGCGGGAGCCCGGCCCGCGGCGGCGGCCCGGAGCCGGAGACGGCGGGGAGCCGGACCGCGCGGGACGCGGTCCCGGCCCCCGACGCGGCCCCCGACCCGGTCGACGCCGGGCCCGCCGGACGGCGTCTGGACGTGCTGAACGTCCTGCGGGACGCGGCCGAGCCGCTGGAGATCGCGCGGATCGCCGAGCGGCTCGCGGTGCATCCCAACACCGTCCGCTTCCACCTCGACCGGCTGGTCCGCGACGGCCTGGCGGAGCCGGCGGAGCACGCGCCGGCCGCCCGGCGCGGAACCGGCCGCCCGGCCACGCCGTTCCGCGCGGTGCGGCGGATGCCCAGAAGCGGCGCCCGGCACTACCGGATGCTCGCGGAGATCCTCACCCGCGGCATCGCCGCCGGGCCCGACCCGTCGGCGCAGGCCGTCCGGGCGGGCCGCGCCTGGGGCCGCGAACTGGCGGCGCGCGGCTCCGGACCGGCAGGCGACGACGACGGCCGTCCGGACGCGGACGACGCGGTAGGCCGTCTGGTCGACCTGCTCGCCGCCCTGGGCTTCGCCCCGGAACGCGGGGTCGCGGCGGGGTCCGGCGCGGACCGGCTGGGGCTGCGCAACTGTCCGTTCCTCGAACTCGCCGAGAGCGGCGGCGAGGTGGTGTGCCCGGTGCATCTCGGCGTGATGCAGGGGGCGATGGCCGGCTGGGACGCGCCGGTCACGGTCGACCGGCTGGAGCGCTTCGCCGAGCCGGACCTGTGCGTGGCGCATCTCGCGCCGGCGGAAGGGGCACGATGA
- a CDS encoding cupin domain-containing protein, which yields MADDAPPQWRSGRDPEPSPGPPRLLADTAALARRTGEPDVRGAVWRLDPAERDLDSNVVALPPGGVIEPHLGPDLDVLVHVLGGSGSLATEADAVELRPGALLWLPRRSLRGFTAGPAGLRYLTVHRRRQALVLEPPAPRGDAPGIRGDAPAPSGDAPAPRGDAPADRPGA from the coding sequence ATGGCCGACGACGCTCCACCGCAGTGGCGGTCCGGGCGGGACCCGGAGCCCTCGCCTGGGCCGCCCCGCCTGCTCGCCGACACCGCGGCGCTCGCGCGGCGCACCGGAGAGCCGGACGTGCGCGGCGCGGTGTGGCGGCTCGACCCCGCGGAACGCGACCTGGACTCCAACGTCGTCGCCCTGCCGCCCGGCGGTGTCATCGAGCCCCACCTCGGCCCCGACCTGGACGTCCTGGTCCATGTGCTGGGCGGATCGGGGAGCCTGGCCACCGAGGCGGACGCGGTGGAGCTGCGGCCAGGGGCGCTGCTGTGGCTGCCGCGCCGCTCGCTGCGCGGATTCACCGCCGGGCCGGCCGGGCTGCGCTACCTCACCGTCCACCGCCGCCGGCAGGCGCTGGTCCTGGAACCGCCCGCGCCCCGCGGCGACGCGCCCGGCATCCGCGGCGACGCGCCCGCACCCTCCGGCGACGCGCCCGCGCCCCGCGGTGACGCGCCCGCCGACCGGCCCGGCGCCTGA
- a CDS encoding LacI family DNA-binding transcriptional regulator, whose protein sequence is MSQTAESAGKRRPPTMADVAQVAGVSHQTVSRVLSNHPNVRESTRDDVLRAIDQLGYRRNSSARALVTRRTLTLGVVACNPTLFGPSSTLFGLEEAAREEGYLVSAVTLRRYSASALKEAIDHLSDWGVEGIVVIVPHRDAVSALAELRLPFPVVTVEGGHSLPIPGVSVDQELGARLVTGHLLAAGHRTVWHVTGPQSWLEAEARIKGWRSTLEEAGAEVPEPLAGDWTPLSGYRAGQELAGRVAAGLARPGAPGVTAVFVANDQMALGVLRAFREAGLSVPGQVAIAGFDDIPEAEFFAPPLTTVRQDFAAVGQASIRLLVSRLEAGGAGDADERVVIEPRLIVRSSTNPY, encoded by the coding sequence ATGTCGCAGACTGCGGAGAGCGCCGGAAAACGACGACCGCCCACCATGGCGGACGTCGCCCAGGTGGCGGGGGTGTCGCACCAGACCGTGTCGCGGGTGCTGAGCAACCACCCCAACGTACGCGAGTCGACCCGGGACGACGTCCTGCGCGCCATCGACCAGCTCGGCTACCGGCGCAACTCCTCGGCGCGCGCCCTGGTCACCCGCCGGACCCTGACGCTGGGCGTGGTGGCCTGCAACCCCACGCTGTTCGGGCCCTCCAGCACCCTGTTCGGCCTGGAGGAGGCGGCCCGCGAGGAGGGCTACCTGGTCTCCGCGGTGACGCTGCGCCGCTACTCCGCCTCGGCGCTGAAGGAGGCCATCGACCACCTCAGCGACTGGGGAGTCGAGGGCATCGTGGTGATAGTGCCGCACCGCGACGCGGTCAGCGCGCTGGCCGAACTGCGGCTGCCGTTCCCCGTGGTGACCGTCGAGGGCGGCCACAGCCTGCCGATACCGGGCGTCTCGGTGGACCAGGAGCTGGGCGCCCGCCTGGTGACCGGCCACCTGCTCGCCGCCGGGCACCGTACGGTCTGGCACGTCACCGGACCGCAGAGCTGGCTGGAGGCCGAGGCCCGGATCAAGGGCTGGCGCAGCACCCTGGAGGAGGCCGGCGCCGAGGTGCCCGAGCCGCTGGCCGGCGACTGGACTCCGCTGTCCGGCTACCGGGCCGGGCAGGAGCTGGCCGGGCGCGTCGCCGCCGGCCTCGCCCGGCCGGGGGCGCCCGGCGTCACCGCGGTGTTCGTGGCCAACGACCAGATGGCGCTCGGCGTGCTGCGCGCCTTCCGCGAGGCGGGCCTCAGCGTGCCCGGCCAGGTGGCGATCGCCGGCTTCGACGACATCCCCGAGGCCGAGTTCTTCGCGCCGCCGCTGACCACCGTCCGGCAGGACTTTGCCGCGGTCGGGCAGGCCAGCATCCGGCTGCTGGTCAGCCGGCTGGAGGCGGGAGGGGCCGGCGACGCGGACGAGCGCGTCGTCATCGAACCGCGGCTCATCGTCCGCAGCAGCACCAATCCGTACTGA